In one Pseudodesulfovibrio tunisiensis genomic region, the following are encoded:
- the rplM gene encoding 50S ribosomal protein L13, whose amino-acid sequence MKTYSPKPEDANREWFVVDATDKVLGRLATEIAGRLRGKHKAEFAPHMDMGDFIVVINAEKIRVTGQKLDQKMYHKHTGRPGGLRSKSLREMLALKPENVITTAVKGMLPKNRLSRQLLTKLKVYAGPEHPHAAQQPKTIEF is encoded by the coding sequence ATGAAGACATATAGCCCCAAGCCGGAAGACGCCAATCGCGAATGGTTTGTGGTGGACGCCACCGACAAGGTGCTGGGTCGCCTCGCCACCGAAATCGCAGGCCGCCTGCGTGGCAAGCATAAGGCCGAATTCGCCCCCCACATGGACATGGGCGACTTCATCGTCGTTATCAACGCCGAGAAGATTCGGGTCACCGGCCAGAAGCTGGACCAGAAGATGTACCACAAGCACACCGGTCGTCCCGGTGGGCTGCGCTCCAAGAGCCTGCGCGAGATGCTGGCTCTGAAGCCGGAGAACGTCATCACCACCGCGGTCAAGGGCATGCTGCCCAAGAACCGTCTGTCCCGTCAGCTGCTCACGAAGCTGAAGGTGTACGCTGGTCCCGAACATCCCCATGCTGCCCAGCAGCCCAAAACTATCGAATTTTAA
- the rpsI gene encoding 30S ribosomal protein S9: protein MSDFTYATGKRKNAVARTRLYKGTGQITVNNRPFDEYFPRKTLQMIVQQPLKLTKLLDRFDIKVNLVGGGVAGQAEALRHGIARALCEFDPELRGVLKKAGLLTRDSRKKERKKYGQRGARAKFQYSKR from the coding sequence ATGAGCGATTTCACTTACGCCACCGGCAAACGCAAGAACGCCGTTGCCCGTACCCGCCTGTACAAGGGTACCGGTCAGATCACCGTGAACAATCGTCCCTTTGACGAGTACTTTCCGCGCAAGACTCTGCAGATGATCGTGCAGCAGCCCCTGAAGCTGACCAAGTTGCTCGACAGGTTCGACATCAAGGTCAACCTCGTTGGCGGCGGTGTTGCCGGTCAGGCCGAAGCCCTGCGCCACGGCATTGCCCGCGCCCTGTGCGAGTTCGATCCCGAGCTCCGCGGCGTGCTCAAGAAGGCCGGCCTGCTGACTCGCGATTCCCGCAAGAAGGAACGCAAGAAGTACGGCCAGCGCGGCGCTCGCGCCAAGTTCCAGTACTCCAAGCGCTAA
- a CDS encoding radical SAM protein, which produces MSSKKKPQPRMLFANQDGEIFDHPDLLMMCRRGAEFGLPRPDELIAMPPESEFFMLPGRHAMGFDPETGEAELMEELAVAAFVCPGHTNTGLAAYETDPGSPLLPLLAYSAIGYADGRFWVCAKRVDEDKRQVFSNIPPDRVESGAHQLMRELEGNRLVNHLAGCALQSGCPAAKNLALGRFECPLPTSQACNANCVGCISYQPEDSGFPSPQGRISFRPTPKEIVDVMRRHESRERRPIFSFGQGCEGEPLLEAELIAEAVSQYRSEGGTGTVNINTNGSRPQTMPVLKVAGVNSIRVSLNSARKGPYEAYYRPKSYAFEDVRETIAKAHEVGIHVSLNLLYFPGITDTEEELAALIELGQEAKYDFIQLRNLNLDPELYLDIMSPFDFGPSMGFMNFKKRLKKALDWINYGYFNPYLG; this is translated from the coding sequence ATGTCATCCAAGAAAAAACCCCAGCCACGGATGTTGTTCGCCAATCAGGACGGCGAAATCTTCGACCACCCCGATCTGCTCATGATGTGCCGCAGAGGCGCGGAGTTCGGACTGCCACGGCCTGACGAGCTCATCGCCATGCCCCCGGAATCCGAATTCTTCATGCTGCCCGGCAGGCACGCCATGGGATTCGACCCGGAAACCGGCGAAGCCGAACTCATGGAAGAGCTGGCCGTGGCCGCATTCGTCTGCCCGGGCCATACCAATACCGGACTTGCCGCCTATGAAACCGATCCGGGCTCGCCCCTGCTGCCGCTGCTGGCCTATTCCGCCATCGGCTACGCAGACGGCAGATTCTGGGTCTGTGCCAAACGCGTGGACGAGGACAAGCGACAGGTCTTCAGCAACATCCCGCCGGATCGCGTCGAATCGGGCGCGCATCAGCTCATGCGCGAACTGGAAGGCAATCGGCTGGTCAACCATCTGGCAGGCTGCGCCCTGCAAAGCGGCTGTCCGGCCGCCAAGAACCTTGCTCTGGGCCGCTTCGAATGCCCCCTGCCCACGTCCCAGGCGTGCAACGCCAATTGCGTGGGATGCATCTCCTACCAGCCCGAGGATTCCGGGTTCCCCTCTCCGCAGGGCCGCATCTCGTTCCGGCCCACGCCCAAGGAAATCGTGGATGTCATGCGCCGTCACGAATCCCGCGAACGGCGCCCCATCTTCTCCTTCGGTCAGGGCTGCGAAGGCGAGCCTCTGCTCGAAGCCGAGCTCATTGCCGAGGCTGTCAGCCAATATCGCAGCGAAGGCGGCACCGGCACCGTAAACATCAATACCAACGGTTCACGGCCTCAGACCATGCCCGTACTCAAGGTGGCCGGAGTCAATTCCATCCGCGTCAGCCTGAATTCCGCACGCAAGGGCCCCTACGAAGCCTACTACCGGCCCAAGAGCTACGCCTTCGAAGACGTACGCGAAACCATTGCCAAGGCCCACGAGGTCGGCATCCACGTGTCCCTGAACCTGCTCTATTTCCCGGGCATCACCGATACCGAGGAAGAACTCGCCGCACTCATCGAACTCGGGCAGGAAGCCAAGTACGACTTCATCCAGCTCCGGAACCTCAATCTCGATCCGGAACTCTACCTCGACATCATGTCGCCCTTCGACTTCGGACCGAGCATGGGATTCATGAACTTCAAGAAACGACTCAAGAAAGCACTGGACTGGATCAATTACGGCTATTTCAATCCGTATCTGGGGTAG
- the purM gene encoding phosphoribosylformylglycinamidine cyclo-ligase: protein MSNSAKRSQAYTEAGVNIEEANRFIGRIRNMVASTFTPGVATGIGGFGGLFQPDMAGVETPMLVAGTDGVGTKLKLAFQFDKHDTVGIDLVAMSVNDVLVQGAAPMFFLDYFATGKLESGVAEQVVSGVCEGCRQSACALLGGETAEMPGFYPDGEYDLSGFAVGMVDKARLVTGENIKPGDICIGLASTGPHSNGYSLIRKIFDKSGLKPGDLFPGTQDTVADTLIRPTKIYVRSVLELLKQIDVRGMVHVTGGGFYDNVPRVLPENVTAAFEFGSWSMPPVFDWLREQGDLSWPEMLQIFNCGIGYICIVDPADQASALETLKAQGVDAFTIGRINERKGDEEQVVVNNL from the coding sequence ATGAGCAACAGCGCCAAACGCAGTCAGGCATATACCGAAGCGGGCGTGAACATAGAGGAAGCAAACCGGTTCATCGGCAGGATCAGGAACATGGTTGCCAGCACCTTTACTCCGGGCGTGGCCACGGGCATTGGCGGCTTCGGCGGCTTGTTCCAGCCGGACATGGCCGGGGTCGAAACTCCCATGCTCGTTGCCGGAACCGACGGCGTGGGCACCAAGCTCAAGCTCGCGTTCCAGTTCGACAAGCACGATACCGTGGGCATCGATCTCGTAGCCATGAGCGTCAACGACGTGCTGGTTCAGGGCGCTGCCCCCATGTTTTTTCTCGACTATTTTGCCACGGGCAAGCTTGAATCAGGCGTGGCCGAACAGGTCGTGTCCGGCGTGTGCGAAGGCTGCCGCCAGTCTGCCTGTGCGCTGCTCGGGGGCGAGACTGCGGAAATGCCCGGTTTCTATCCTGATGGCGAATACGATCTTTCCGGGTTCGCCGTGGGCATGGTGGACAAGGCCAGACTCGTGACCGGCGAGAACATCAAGCCCGGCGACATCTGCATCGGCCTTGCCTCCACAGGGCCGCATTCCAACGGCTATTCCCTCATTCGCAAGATTTTCGACAAGTCCGGCCTCAAGCCCGGCGATCTGTTCCCCGGGACGCAGGACACGGTTGCGGACACCCTGATTCGGCCCACGAAAATTTATGTCCGGTCCGTGCTGGAACTGCTCAAGCAGATTGACGTTCGGGGCATGGTGCATGTCACGGGCGGCGGATTCTACGACAACGTGCCGCGCGTTCTGCCCGAGAACGTGACTGCCGCGTTCGAGTTCGGTTCCTGGTCCATGCCGCCGGTTTTCGACTGGCTGCGCGAGCAGGGTGATTTGTCCTGGCCGGAAATGCTCCAGATTTTCAACTGCGGCATCGGCTACATCTGCATCGTGGACCCGGCCGATCAGGCCAGTGCGTTGGAAACCCTCAAGGCGCAGGGCGTGGATGCGTTCACCATCGGCCGCATCAACGAGCGCAAGGGGGACGAGGAACAGGTTGTCGTGAACAATCTGTAG
- the amrS gene encoding AmmeMemoRadiSam system radical SAM enzyme, with product MREAMLWKPLKGRKVQCHLCSHFCVIMAGKRGKCGVRENRDGTLHSLTYGKVAALNVDPVEKKPLYHFLPGTRTFSFAAMGCNLSCRFCQNYSLSQPPRQGMDVRGEQYTPEELVQGALRSGSASISYTYSEPTIFFEMMLETAKVAHENKLKNIMVSNGFMSPECLDMLGPHIDAINVDLKGFTEQFYRETCGAKLKPVLDNLRHIRRLGWWLEVTTLLIPEGNDDAKSIEGIAGFIAGELGTETPWHLSRFHPDYRMTDRAPTSVTSLETARDIGLKHGLKYVYIGNVPGSDFSSTICPGCGRALIERHGFSSGRKEIRQGACTHCGAKIAGIGMG from the coding sequence ATGCGCGAAGCCATGCTTTGGAAACCGCTGAAGGGACGGAAGGTGCAATGTCATCTGTGTTCGCATTTCTGCGTGATCATGGCGGGCAAACGCGGCAAATGCGGGGTCCGGGAGAACCGCGACGGCACGCTGCATTCCCTGACCTACGGCAAGGTGGCGGCCCTGAACGTGGACCCGGTGGAAAAGAAACCCCTGTATCATTTTCTGCCCGGCACGCGGACGTTTTCCTTTGCGGCCATGGGCTGCAACCTGTCCTGCAGATTCTGTCAGAACTACAGCCTTTCCCAGCCGCCAAGGCAGGGCATGGACGTGCGCGGCGAGCAGTACACGCCCGAGGAACTGGTTCAGGGCGCGCTCCGGTCCGGCTCGGCCAGCATTTCCTACACCTATTCCGAGCCCACGATATTCTTCGAGATGATGCTGGAGACCGCGAAGGTCGCACATGAGAACAAGCTGAAGAACATCATGGTTTCCAACGGGTTCATGAGCCCGGAATGTCTGGACATGCTCGGTCCGCACATCGACGCGATCAACGTGGACCTCAAGGGATTCACCGAACAGTTCTACAGGGAGACGTGCGGCGCAAAGCTCAAGCCGGTGCTGGACAACCTGCGCCACATCCGCAGGCTTGGCTGGTGGCTGGAGGTCACGACCCTGCTCATCCCGGAGGGCAACGACGACGCGAAGAGCATCGAGGGCATTGCCGGATTCATCGCCGGGGAACTGGGCACGGAAACCCCGTGGCATCTGTCGCGCTTCCATCCGGACTACCGGATGACGGACCGCGCGCCCACATCGGTCACGAGTCTGGAAACAGCCCGCGACATCGGCCTGAAGCACGGCCTGAAATACGTGTACATCGGCAACGTGCCGGGCTCGGACTTCTCGTCCACGATCTGCCCGGGCTGCGGCCGTGCGCTCATCGAACGCCACGGTTTTTCCTCGGGCCGCAAGGAAATCCGGCAGGGCGCCTGCACACATTGCGGCGCAAAAATCGCCGGCATCGGCATGGGCTGA
- a CDS encoding winged helix-turn-helix domain-containing protein, whose product MKKDWKITDHSLPPENVELPERTPTVRLHIWLENDDGVLFGAGRMMLLDGVARHGSLKKAAEKLGMSYRAAWGKIKQSEQALGVELLEKRGSDRRGYQLSDAGMQLVASYSEWFEKVERDAVRHAREIFSYETIERFEKSRK is encoded by the coding sequence GTGAAAAAGGATTGGAAGATCACGGACCATTCCCTTCCGCCGGAAAATGTGGAGCTTCCGGAACGCACCCCCACGGTGCGGCTGCACATCTGGCTGGAAAACGATGACGGGGTGTTGTTCGGCGCGGGCCGAATGATGCTTCTGGACGGCGTGGCGCGCCACGGGTCCCTGAAAAAGGCAGCCGAAAAACTCGGCATGTCCTACAGGGCGGCCTGGGGCAAGATCAAGCAGAGCGAACAGGCCCTCGGCGTGGAACTGCTGGAAAAGCGCGGCAGCGACCGCCGGGGCTACCAGCTCTCGGATGCGGGCATGCAGCTCGTTGCCAGCTACTCGGAATGGTTCGAAAAAGTCGAGCGGGACGCAGTGCGCCACGCCCGGGAAATCTTCTCCTACGAAACCATAGAACGTTTCGAGAAGTCCCGAAAATGA
- the fdnG gene encoding formate dehydrogenase-N subunit alpha → MEWSRRGFLKLAGASLASVPLAQLGFDLEPVRAHAAGLKIAGAKEVISICPYCAVSCHFIAHVKNGKIVSTEGDPDYPVSEGALCAKGAAMLSMHNSEHRLQKPLYRAPYSDKWEEKSWDWTLDRMARRIKETRDADFKRFNDRNEEVNRVESIFHLGTSQMDNEECTVVHQGVRGLGLVHFDHQARIUHSATVAALAESFGRGAMTNHWCDIGNADSILIMGSNAAEHHPISFKWVLRAKDKGATVMHVDPKFSRTSARSDFHVPLRSGTDIPFMGGMIHYILENRKFFHEYVANYTNAAFIVGKDFEFNDGLFAGYDADKRAYDKSAWKFETDENGVPKRDKSLKHERCVLQLMKKHYSRYTLDKVSDITGVPQEQLLKVYKTFAATGAPDKAGTVMYALGWTQHTVGVQNIRTSAIIQLLLGNIGVAGGGINALRGEPNVQGSTDHCILYHLLPGYLPMPKANWKDLDAYVKATTPKSNDPLSANWWQNKPKYMVSLLKGWFGDNGTAANGFGYKWLPKADAGEDYSYLFLFDRMYKNEIRGGFIFGTNPAMSVPNTHKVRKAFDNLDWLVVGELHHTETSDNWHRPDVDPKKVKTEVFLLPSCQRGEKDGSITNSGRWQLWHYKAQDPMGDSRSMGDMYVQIFNRVRDLYAKEGGTFPEPLLKMTYPKKYDADERARLINGVFTRDTEFKGKKYRKGQQVPTFGALREDGSTISLNWLYCGGYTEEDGCKAKRRDLSQTPMQKKIGLYPNFSWCWPVNRRILYNRASVDTAGKPYAPEKPVIEWTGKKWVGDVPDGGWPPLATGKGRYPFIMHTEGHGQLYGPGRQEGPFPEHYEPAETPVAKHPFSKQMHNPCMKVAKSAADKLAKNADPRFPIVLTTYSMTEHWCGGGETRNTPVLLEAEPQLYVEMSPQLAKEKGIENGDPVIVESIRGKVEAVAMVTIRITPFTIQGKTVHLIGMPFCFGWTTPGCGDATNRLTPAVGDPNTTIPEFKASLVNVRKADKRRELA, encoded by the coding sequence ATGGAATGGTCACGAAGGGGATTTCTGAAGCTCGCGGGCGCAAGTCTGGCGAGTGTGCCCCTGGCGCAGCTCGGGTTTGATCTCGAGCCGGTCCGCGCACATGCTGCGGGCCTGAAAATCGCCGGAGCCAAGGAAGTCATTTCGATCTGTCCGTACTGTGCGGTGTCGTGCCACTTCATCGCGCACGTCAAGAACGGCAAGATCGTCAGCACCGAAGGCGACCCGGACTATCCGGTCAGCGAAGGCGCGCTCTGCGCCAAGGGCGCGGCCATGCTCTCCATGCACAACAGCGAGCATCGGTTGCAAAAACCCCTGTACCGGGCCCCCTACAGCGACAAGTGGGAGGAAAAAAGCTGGGATTGGACGCTCGACCGCATGGCCAGGCGCATCAAGGAAACCCGCGACGCCGATTTCAAGCGCTTCAACGACCGCAACGAGGAAGTGAACCGCGTGGAATCCATTTTCCACCTCGGCACGTCGCAGATGGACAACGAGGAGTGTACAGTGGTGCATCAGGGTGTCCGGGGCCTTGGCCTCGTGCACTTCGATCATCAGGCACGTATCTGACACAGCGCTACTGTTGCGGCTCTGGCAGAGTCGTTCGGACGCGGCGCTATGACGAATCACTGGTGCGACATCGGCAATGCCGACTCCATTCTGATCATGGGCAGCAATGCCGCAGAGCACCATCCCATCTCCTTCAAATGGGTCCTGCGGGCCAAGGACAAGGGCGCCACGGTCATGCACGTGGACCCGAAGTTCTCGCGCACTTCCGCCCGATCCGATTTCCATGTCCCCCTCCGCTCGGGCACGGACATTCCGTTCATGGGCGGCATGATTCACTACATTCTGGAAAACAGGAAATTCTTCCACGAATACGTGGCCAATTACACCAACGCCGCGTTCATCGTGGGCAAGGATTTCGAATTCAATGACGGCCTTTTCGCTGGCTACGATGCGGACAAGCGGGCCTACGACAAGTCGGCCTGGAAATTCGAGACCGACGAAAACGGCGTTCCCAAGCGGGACAAGTCCCTCAAGCATGAGCGGTGCGTGCTCCAGCTCATGAAGAAGCACTATTCCCGCTACACGCTGGACAAGGTTTCCGACATCACCGGCGTTCCGCAGGAACAGCTGCTCAAGGTCTACAAGACCTTTGCAGCCACGGGCGCGCCGGACAAGGCCGGAACCGTGATGTACGCCCTTGGCTGGACCCAGCATACCGTGGGCGTGCAGAACATCCGCACCAGCGCCATCATCCAGCTTCTGCTGGGCAACATCGGCGTGGCTGGCGGCGGCATCAACGCCCTGCGCGGCGAACCCAACGTGCAGGGGTCCACCGACCATTGCATCCTGTACCATCTGCTGCCCGGCTACCTGCCCATGCCCAAGGCCAACTGGAAGGATCTGGACGCCTATGTCAAGGCGACCACGCCCAAGAGCAATGATCCGCTCAGCGCCAACTGGTGGCAGAACAAGCCCAAGTACATGGTCAGCCTGCTCAAGGGCTGGTTCGGCGACAACGGCACCGCAGCCAACGGCTTCGGCTACAAGTGGCTGCCCAAGGCCGATGCGGGCGAGGACTACTCGTACCTCTTCCTGTTCGACAGGATGTACAAGAACGAAATCCGGGGCGGTTTCATCTTCGGCACCAACCCGGCCATGAGCGTTCCCAACACCCACAAGGTACGCAAGGCCTTCGACAATCTGGACTGGCTCGTGGTGGGCGAACTGCACCACACCGAGACCTCGGACAACTGGCATCGCCCGGACGTCGACCCCAAGAAGGTCAAGACCGAAGTCTTCCTCCTGCCCTCCTGCCAACGCGGGGAAAAGGACGGAAGCATCACCAACTCGGGCCGCTGGCAGCTCTGGCATTACAAGGCGCAGGACCCCATGGGCGATTCCAGGTCCATGGGCGACATGTACGTGCAGATATTCAACCGCGTCCGCGACCTGTACGCCAAGGAAGGCGGGACATTCCCGGAACCTCTCCTCAAGATGACGTACCCGAAAAAGTACGATGCGGACGAACGCGCCCGGCTCATCAACGGCGTGTTCACCAGGGATACCGAATTCAAGGGCAAAAAGTACCGCAAGGGTCAGCAGGTGCCGACCTTTGGCGCGCTCAGGGAGGACGGCTCCACCATCAGCCTGAACTGGCTGTACTGCGGCGGCTACACCGAGGAAGACGGCTGCAAGGCCAAGCGCAGGGATCTGAGCCAGACGCCCATGCAGAAGAAGATCGGCCTGTATCCGAACTTCTCGTGGTGCTGGCCCGTGAACCGGCGCATCCTGTACAACCGCGCATCCGTGGACACTGCCGGCAAGCCCTATGCCCCGGAAAAACCGGTCATCGAATGGACCGGCAAGAAGTGGGTGGGCGACGTGCCCGACGGCGGCTGGCCGCCTCTTGCCACTGGCAAGGGCCGCTACCCGTTCATCATGCACACGGAAGGCCACGGCCAGCTGTACGGTCCCGGCCGTCAGGAAGGCCCCTTCCCCGAGCATTACGAGCCTGCGGAAACTCCGGTTGCCAAGCATCCGTTCTCCAAGCAGATGCACAACCCGTGCATGAAGGTCGCCAAGAGCGCGGCCGACAAGCTGGCAAAGAACGCGGACCCGAGATTCCCCATTGTCCTGACCACCTACAGCATGACGGAACACTGGTGCGGCGGCGGCGAAACCCGCAACACCCCGGTGCTGCTGGAAGCCGAGCCTCAGCTCTATGTTGAAATGAGTCCGCAACTGGCAAAGGAAAAGGGCATCGAGAACGGCGATCCCGTAATCGTGGAAAGCATCCGGGGCAAGGTGGAGGCCGTGGCCATGGTCACCATCCGCATCACCCCGTTCACGATTCAGGGCAAGACCGTGCATCTCATCGGCATGCCCTTCTGCTTCGGCTGGACCACCCCGGGCTGCGGCGACGCAACCAACCGCCTGACTCCGGCCGTGGGCGACCCGAACACGACCATTCCCGAGTTCAAGGCTTCGCTGGTCAATGTCCGCAAGGCCGACAAGCGCAGGGAACTGGCATAA
- a CDS encoding 4Fe-4S dicluster domain-containing protein, producing the protein MSKAFFVDTTRCTACRGCQVACKEWKGLKPGMTKQTGTHQNPPDLNAVTPKLVRFSEHMIDGKVEWFFFPDQCRHCVAPPCLDVADIYVEGAVIQDEKTNAVLYTDKIRQLTKEQFEEMREACPYNIPRRDDETGEVMKCDMCHDRVVNGLLPMCVKTCPTGTMNFGEAEDMMELATKRLAEVKKKWPKASLIDYRDVNVIYLVVEEQEKYGVFVADRSPVGLNPKLGLA; encoded by the coding sequence ATGTCGAAAGCATTCTTCGTGGATACGACTCGATGCACGGCGTGCCGGGGTTGCCAGGTCGCGTGCAAGGAATGGAAGGGGCTGAAGCCCGGCATGACCAAGCAGACCGGGACGCATCAGAATCCCCCGGACCTGAACGCGGTCACGCCCAAGCTGGTACGCTTCAGCGAACACATGATCGACGGCAAGGTGGAGTGGTTCTTCTTTCCGGACCAGTGCCGCCATTGCGTGGCCCCGCCCTGCCTCGACGTTGCCGACATCTATGTGGAAGGCGCGGTCATTCAGGACGAAAAGACCAATGCCGTGCTCTACACGGACAAGATCAGGCAGCTCACCAAGGAACAGTTCGAGGAAATGCGTGAGGCATGTCCGTACAACATCCCCCGCCGCGACGACGAAACCGGCGAGGTCATGAAGTGCGATATGTGCCACGACCGCGTGGTCAACGGCCTGCTGCCCATGTGCGTGAAAACCTGCCCCACGGGCACCATGAACTTCGGCGAGGCCGAGGACATGATGGAACTGGCCACCAAGCGGCTGGCCGAAGTGAAAAAGAAGTGGCCCAAGGCCTCGCTCATCGATTACCGTGACGTGAACGTCATCTATCTGGTAGTGGAGGAGCAGGAGAAATACGGCGTCTTCGTGGCCGACAGGTCGCCAGTGGGATTGAATCCCAAGCTGGGATTGGCGTAA
- a CDS encoding formate dehydrogenase accessory protein FdhE has protein sequence MSSKSVNNTAYITRSFDRIRNKRPHLADIANAFESLAQKRAEIRSALPEFEKQDIRVDPDLIAGGAPLLTELPKAYMEAHFVPTLAELGPTLTTAFPVLEDSVLAALDMARQPGNAKWLHLALHDAEARSAILESVSTPAPHLDFVLGQVTRILLEKMQAPYARAIEEHRWDFGHCPVCGAYPDASMLRPTPVAEDEAAYLKSQGGQCWLHCSTCGHEWRYKRNMCVFCGNEEKDDLRYYEAEGDETERFYVCDKCKHYSVCLDEREFIEPFHPDAAPIALMHLDVRAQEEDYEPLLWTPWNSFKS, from the coding sequence ATGAGTTCCAAGTCCGTCAACAACACCGCGTACATCACCCGTTCCTTCGACCGCATCCGCAACAAGCGGCCACACCTGGCCGACATTGCGAACGCCTTTGAATCACTGGCGCAGAAGCGGGCGGAAATCCGATCCGCCCTGCCCGAATTCGAGAAACAGGACATCCGGGTCGACCCGGACCTGATTGCCGGAGGAGCTCCCCTGCTCACGGAACTGCCCAAAGCGTACATGGAAGCGCATTTCGTGCCCACGCTGGCCGAGCTCGGACCAACGCTGACCACGGCGTTCCCGGTGCTGGAAGACTCCGTGCTCGCAGCTCTGGACATGGCCAGACAGCCGGGAAACGCCAAGTGGCTGCATCTTGCCCTGCATGATGCGGAAGCCCGCTCCGCCATTCTGGAATCGGTCTCCACTCCGGCTCCGCATCTGGATTTCGTGCTCGGGCAGGTGACCCGCATTCTTCTGGAAAAGATGCAGGCTCCCTATGCCCGGGCCATCGAGGAACACCGCTGGGATTTCGGCCATTGCCCGGTCTGCGGCGCCTATCCGGACGCTTCCATGCTCCGGCCCACGCCCGTTGCCGAGGACGAGGCCGCGTACCTCAAGTCGCAGGGCGGCCAATGCTGGCTGCACTGTTCCACCTGCGGCCACGAATGGCGCTACAAGCGCAACATGTGCGTATTCTGCGGCAACGAGGAAAAGGACGACCTGCGCTATTACGAAGCCGAGGGCGACGAGACCGAACGCTTCTACGTCTGCGACAAATGCAAGCACTATTCGGTCTGTCTGGACGAACGGGAATTCATCGAGCCGTTCCACCCGGATGCCGCGCCCATAGCCCTGATGCATCTGGATGTCCGGGCGCAGGAAGAGGATTATGAACCACTGCTCTGGACTCCGTGGAACTCGTTCAAGAGCTGA
- a CDS encoding nucleotide pyrophosphohydrolase: MDSLEQLTRTMRDFVEARDWQPFQSPKNLTMALTGEVGELSELFQWLTQEESRNPGAERRQRIAEEMSDVLLYLVRIADELDIDLIAAATKKCEANARKYDLETVKGVLRRRDEY; this comes from the coding sequence ATGGATTCGCTCGAACAACTCACCAGAACCATGCGCGACTTTGTGGAAGCGCGCGACTGGCAGCCCTTTCAGTCGCCCAAGAACCTGACCATGGCCCTGACCGGAGAGGTCGGGGAACTGTCGGAACTGTTCCAGTGGCTGACGCAGGAGGAAAGCCGGAATCCCGGTGCTGAACGCAGGCAGCGCATTGCCGAGGAAATGTCCGACGTGCTGCTCTATCTGGTCCGCATCGCGGACGAGCTGGACATCGACCTGATTGCCGCGGCCACGAAGAAATGCGAGGCCAATGCCCGCAAGTACGATCTGGAAACAGTGAAAGGCGTGCTCAGACGCCGAGACGAATACTAG
- the queD gene encoding 6-carboxytetrahydropterin synthase QueD, with protein MPGKWRLTITQDFSASHQLRNYGGKCEHLHGHNFGVEVCVEGDRLDDRVHYLMDFKELKRLTKGVLERLDHKHLNEVECFTEINPSSENLAMFVYRELKPAMPENIRLVWVSVSEKESSKATYWEED; from the coding sequence ATGCCCGGAAAATGGCGACTCACCATTACCCAGGATTTTTCCGCCTCGCACCAGCTCCGCAACTACGGGGGCAAATGCGAGCATCTGCACGGCCACAACTTCGGAGTCGAAGTGTGCGTGGAAGGCGACCGCCTGGACGATCGCGTGCACTATCTCATGGACTTCAAGGAACTCAAGCGGCTGACCAAGGGCGTATTGGAACGGCTGGACCACAAGCACCTCAACGAGGTCGAGTGCTTCACCGAGATCAATCCCTCGTCCGAAAACCTCGCCATGTTCGTGTACCGCGAGCTCAAGCCCGCCATGCCGGAAAACATCCGGCTGGTGTGGGTGTCGGTCTCGGAAAAGGAATCCTCCAAGGCCACCTACTGGGAAGAGGACTAG
- the dtd gene encoding D-aminoacyl-tRNA deacylase produces MRIVLQRVTRATVTVNDECVGEIGTGLLALVGFGGSDSADLPGSPVWEKMLDKIMNLRIFTDPDGKFNLSLNDVQGDLMLVSQFTLHADCKKGRRPSFTDSCHPDLARGLFDRFVEDARAKAPASVATGEFGAEMFLDFTNWGPVTILLDSDEM; encoded by the coding sequence ATGCGCATCGTGCTGCAACGCGTGACCCGCGCCACGGTCACGGTGAATGACGAATGCGTGGGCGAAATCGGCACGGGCCTGCTCGCACTGGTGGGCTTCGGGGGAAGCGACTCGGCAGACCTGCCCGGCTCCCCGGTCTGGGAAAAGATGCTGGACAAGATCATGAATCTGCGCATCTTCACGGACCCGGACGGCAAGTTCAATCTGAGCCTGAACGACGTGCAGGGCGACCTCATGCTCGTGTCCCAGTTCACCCTGCATGCGGACTGCAAAAAGGGCCGCCGCCCTTCCTTCACCGATTCCTGTCACCCCGACCTTGCGCGCGGCCTGTTCGACAGGTTCGTGGAGGACGCCCGGGCCAAGGCTCCGGCCAGTGTCGCCACCGGCGAATTCGGCGCGGAAATGTTTCTGGACTTCACCAACTGGGGCCCGGTGACCATTCTTCTGGATTCCGACGAGATGTAG